A single Rickettsiales bacterium DNA region contains:
- the greA gene encoding transcription elongation factor GreA: MSKIAITKQGYEKLEQEHKKMKFEDRPAIIEAIAEARSHGDLKENAEYHAAKEKQSFIEGRIQELENIIANAEIIDVSKLSGERIVFGAIVELIDDETEEKKKYQIVSEYEADITNHKISVTSPIAHGLIGKEEGDIVTIQTPGGKRKYEITKVSYK; encoded by the coding sequence ATGTCTAAAATTGCAATCACCAAACAAGGATATGAAAAGCTAGAGCAAGAGCATAAAAAGATGAAATTTGAAGATAGGCCAGCAATTATTGAAGCAATTGCCGAGGCGAGATCTCACGGAGATTTGAAGGAAAACGCTGAATACCACGCCGCAAAAGAGAAGCAAAGCTTTATAGAGGGCAGAATTCAAGAGCTTGAAAACATCATCGCAAATGCTGAAATTATTGATGTTTCTAAACTTTCTGGTGAGAGAATTGTTTTTGGTGCAATTGTTGAATTAATTGATGATGAAACTGAAGAAAAAAAGAAATATCAAATAGTTAGTGAGTATGAAGCCGATATTACAAATCATAAAATTTCCGTTACCTCACCTATCGCACACGGCTTAATTGGCAAGGAAGAAGGAGATATTGTAACAATCCAAACCCCCGGCGGCAAAAGAAAATATGAAATCACTAAAGTGAGTTATAAGTAA
- a CDS encoding GNAT family N-acyltransferase, with translation MQNRTNLLKMPLNTSVFPDLSDCRIGSLHLKLAETNEELVKSQILRQFVFFEEPKNISTPSGKIDQDEFDKECEHLLVVDDENPSDIKVVGTYRLLRRNETKTPSKFYTEGEFDISKLKNSKYNLLELGRSCIHPKYRDGKAIQLLWRGIGAFIVFHKINYLFGCASFNGIDAKLHEESISYLMHFHKAPDEICPIALPKFRADINVLPLENIDKKKALSNLPSLIKGYIRTGCMIGEGAVIDKICETTDVCTIMDTQKIVKRYSEHFVK, from the coding sequence ATGCAAAATAGAACTAATTTGCTAAAAATGCCTCTTAATACATCGGTTTTTCCTGATTTATCTGATTGCAGAATCGGCTCGCTTCACCTAAAACTCGCTGAAACCAATGAAGAGCTTGTTAAATCTCAGATTCTAAGGCAATTTGTTTTCTTTGAAGAGCCTAAAAATATTTCCACGCCCTCTGGTAAAATTGATCAAGATGAGTTTGATAAAGAATGCGAGCATTTGCTTGTAGTTGATGATGAAAACCCCTCAGATATCAAGGTTGTTGGCACTTATCGCCTGCTTAGAAGAAATGAAACTAAAACCCCTTCCAAATTTTATACTGAGGGTGAATTTGATATTTCAAAACTAAAAAATTCAAAATATAATTTGCTTGAGCTTGGCCGTTCTTGCATTCACCCAAAATATCGCGATGGTAAAGCAATTCAGCTTTTATGGCGAGGAATTGGTGCTTTTATTGTGTTTCATAAAATTAATTACCTCTTTGGCTGTGCAAGTTTTAACGGAATTGATGCAAAACTACACGAGGAATCAATTTCATATTTAATGCATTTTCACAAAGCACCAGATGAGATTTGCCCTATCGCACTACCAAAATTTAGGGCGGATATTAATGTCCTCCCACTTGAAAATATTGATAAAAAGAAGGCTTTATCTAATCTGCCATCACTCATTAAAGGTTATATTAGAACTGGCTGTATGATTGGTGAAGGTGCTGTAATTGATAAAATCTGCGAAACCACTGATGTTTGCACCATTATGGATACGCAAAAAATTGTTAAGAGATATTCAGAACATTTTGTTAAGTAA